The following proteins come from a genomic window of Kitasatospora sp. NBC_01246:
- a CDS encoding family 2B encapsulin nanocompartment shell protein — MPVDTNPETQQVPQQSSLTTAAARNLATTTKSAPQMQEITSRWLLKVLPWVQAAGGAYRVNRRLTYTVGDGRVEFIKTGSEVRVIPRELGELALLRGFDDDGVLTALADRCEQRDFGPGEVLAERGTEADRIYLIAHGKINQIGTGKYGDETVVGVLGDGDRFGEHAVLDPDAVWEFTATTVTAGTVLSLPRREFQAIRDGSPALQRHLEEFLALPLQRQNERGEAEIAMSAGHHGEFELPGAFVDYELKPREYELSVAQTVLKVHSRVADLYNQPMNQTEHQLRLTIEALRERQEYELVNNPEFGLLNNADFSQRIQTHSGPPTPDDLDELLSRRRDPDYLLAHPRAIAAIGRELNSRGLYPHHVDLGGQQVPAWRGVPILPCSKIPITKENTSSILVIRTGEDNQGVIGLHQTGIPDEYQPSLSVRFMGISEKAIISYLVSAYYSAAILVPDAVGVLENVEIAHGRH; from the coding sequence ATGCCGGTGGACACGAACCCGGAGACGCAGCAGGTACCGCAGCAGTCGAGCCTGACGACGGCCGCTGCCCGCAACCTCGCCACCACCACCAAGTCCGCACCGCAGATGCAGGAGATCACCTCCCGCTGGCTGCTCAAGGTGCTCCCCTGGGTCCAGGCCGCCGGTGGCGCCTACCGGGTGAACCGCCGGCTCACCTACACCGTCGGCGACGGCCGGGTGGAGTTCATCAAGACCGGCTCGGAGGTCCGGGTCATCCCCCGTGAGCTCGGGGAACTCGCCCTGCTGCGCGGCTTCGACGACGACGGGGTGCTGACGGCCCTCGCCGACCGCTGCGAGCAGCGCGACTTCGGCCCCGGCGAGGTGCTGGCCGAGCGGGGCACCGAGGCGGACCGCATCTACCTGATCGCCCACGGCAAGATCAACCAGATCGGCACCGGCAAGTACGGCGACGAGACGGTGGTCGGCGTGCTCGGCGACGGCGACCGCTTCGGCGAGCACGCCGTGCTCGACCCGGACGCCGTCTGGGAGTTCACCGCCACCACGGTGACCGCCGGCACCGTGCTCTCGCTGCCGAGGCGCGAGTTCCAGGCCATCCGGGACGGCTCGCCCGCGCTCCAGCGGCACCTGGAGGAGTTCCTGGCCCTGCCGCTCCAGCGCCAGAACGAGCGCGGTGAGGCCGAGATCGCTATGTCGGCGGGCCACCACGGCGAGTTCGAGCTGCCCGGCGCCTTCGTGGACTACGAGCTGAAGCCGCGCGAGTACGAGCTGAGCGTCGCCCAGACGGTGCTGAAGGTGCACAGCCGGGTCGCCGACCTCTACAACCAGCCGATGAACCAGACCGAGCACCAGCTCCGGCTGACCATCGAGGCGCTGCGCGAGCGCCAGGAGTACGAGCTGGTCAACAACCCGGAGTTCGGCCTGCTCAACAACGCCGACTTCTCGCAGCGGATCCAGACCCACTCGGGCCCGCCCACCCCGGACGACCTCGACGAGCTGCTGAGCCGCCGCCGCGACCCCGACTACCTGCTCGCCCACCCGCGCGCGATCGCGGCGATCGGCCGCGAGCTGAACTCCCGCGGGCTCTACCCCCACCATGTCGACCTCGGCGGGCAGCAGGTGCCGGCCTGGCGCGGGGTACCGATCCTGCCGTGCAGCAAGATCCCGATCACCAAGGAGAACACCAGCTCGATCCTGGTGATCCGGACGGGCGAGGACAACCAGGGCGTCATCGGCCTGCACCAGACCGGCATCCCGGACGAGTACCAGCCGAGCCTCTCGGTGCGCTTCATGGGCATCAGCGAGAAGGCGATCATCTCGTACCTGGTCAGCGCCTACTACTCGGCCGCGATCCTGGTGCCGGACGCGGTCGGCGTCCTGGAGAACGTCGAGATCGCGCACGGTCGCCACTGA
- a CDS encoding bestrophin-like domain yields the protein MSEWLALAIAMSAACAVVVAVVLLRHRRVSEEEDTDETPDVIEYMTMMIGVVYAIVLGLAIAGVWEARGAAQDDVAREAQSLHEVSERAQIYPVEFRDKVRADVDAYVSYVVDTEWTYMREHGEISERGTELLDKLRTDVATRTPASDLEAQAYQPIMDRISTVDDARSARGQNAGPTMPGVVWFGLIVGAVVTVGMVFALQIRRSPRELLLAGAFSALIAFLLFLIWDFDDPFGRSVSVTTQTFTDLFPTLGGGD from the coding sequence ATGTCCGAGTGGTTGGCGCTGGCCATCGCCATGTCGGCGGCCTGCGCCGTCGTGGTGGCGGTGGTGCTGCTGAGGCACCGCAGGGTCAGTGAGGAGGAGGACACCGACGAGACGCCCGACGTCATCGAGTACATGACGATGATGATCGGCGTGGTCTACGCGATCGTGCTCGGCCTGGCCATCGCCGGCGTCTGGGAGGCGCGCGGCGCCGCCCAGGACGACGTGGCGCGCGAGGCGCAGTCGCTGCACGAGGTGAGCGAGCGCGCCCAGATCTACCCGGTCGAGTTCCGCGACAAGGTCCGCGCCGATGTGGACGCCTACGTCTCCTACGTGGTCGACACCGAGTGGACGTACATGCGCGAGCACGGCGAGATCTCCGAGCGCGGCACCGAGTTACTCGACAAGCTCCGCACGGACGTCGCCACCCGCACGCCGGCCAGCGATCTGGAGGCCCAGGCCTACCAGCCGATCATGGACCGGATCAGCACCGTCGACGACGCCCGCAGCGCCCGCGGCCAGAACGCCGGGCCGACCATGCCGGGCGTGGTCTGGTTCGGCCTGATCGTCGGAGCCGTGGTGACCGTCGGCATGGTGTTCGCACTGCAGATCCGGCGCTCGCCGCGGGAGTTGCTGCTGGCGGGGGCGTTCAGCGCGCTGATCGCCTTCCTGCTCTTCCTGATCTGGGACTTCGACGATCCGTTCGGCCGGAGCGTCTCGGTGACCACGCAGACGTTCACCGACCTGTTCCCGACCCTGGGCGGTGGCGACTGA
- the yidD gene encoding membrane protein insertion efficiency factor YidD, whose translation MTYPPPQQGAPYPPRRPQVAWWWLPEKERRRRRKQREEWRAYQRRKGKKNDNDCSDACDCCDLGDPCLIALVPVMMAAGLRFALGGGRGRRGAAADPSAPAPAGFAAGVLYGAVRYYRSEISPRRPACCPYTPSCSTYAVQALHRHGAVRGARLTAGRLLRCRPGTARRGGADPVPGR comes from the coding sequence GTGACCTACCCGCCGCCCCAGCAGGGCGCGCCCTACCCGCCCCGACGCCCCCAGGTCGCCTGGTGGTGGCTGCCCGAGAAGGAGCGCCGCCGGCGCCGCAAGCAGCGCGAGGAGTGGCGGGCGTACCAGCGGCGGAAGGGCAAGAAGAACGACAACGACTGCTCGGACGCCTGCGACTGCTGTGACCTCGGGGACCCGTGCCTGATCGCGCTCGTCCCGGTGATGATGGCCGCGGGCCTGAGGTTCGCCCTCGGTGGCGGCCGCGGACGGCGCGGCGCGGCCGCCGATCCGTCGGCGCCCGCCCCGGCCGGCTTCGCGGCGGGCGTGCTGTACGGGGCGGTGCGGTACTACCGGAGCGAGATCAGTCCCCGGCGACCGGCCTGCTGCCCGTACACGCCGTCCTGTTCCACCTATGCCGTCCAGGCGCTGCACCGGCACGGTGCCGTGCGCGGGGCGCGGCTGACCGCAGGCCGGCTGCTCCGCTGCCGCCCGGGCACGGCGCGCCGCGGCGGGGCGGACCCGGTGCCGGGGCGGTAG
- a CDS encoding glycosyl hydrolase family 18 protein, translating to MHDRVTPARPAERRAAAPRRRATALALAATLTTGTAALALSLNTASAAPVNLLANAGLETGSLAGWTCVNGSVVTTPVHGGSYALSGAASASDTAQCQQTVTVLPNTQYTLSGWVQGSYVYLGATGTGVNSSSWTPNATGWTQLSSTFTTGAATTSVTVFTHGWYGTGTYRADDLSLTGPAGPTSSSSPTATSSPTATSSPTATSSPTASTSPTASNSPTASTSPTASNSPTATTSPTATATATATGTGPAGDGKVTVPGGLTVGKVTGNAVVLSWQPSTLTGGDGPVAYKVYSGSQLVATSMGTSVAVSSLLPSTNYRFTVQGYSGSHASAQSAPVGTTTAPAPAASPFRSAYFDQWGVYENAYHAKNVDTSGAAGKLDVITYAFANIHPTTHTCFQAVKASDSANESNPNAGDGAGDAYADYQADYNGAASVDGSSDTWEQPLKGNFNQLRQLKAKYPNLRFTISIGGWTYSKYFSDAAATDASRKAFVSSCVDMFLKGNLPTGVAGDASGGQASAAGLFDGVDLDWEYPGSAGGHTGNHYSAADKQNFTLLLKEFRTQLDALGNAQGKRFLLTAALPSGQDKIAQLETDKIGAYLDYADVMTYDMHGAWDAKGPTNHQDPLHDSPADPTTPITPGTRKYNVDTTLAAYTTGLPEYGIAGGFPTNKLVLGIPFYWRGWTGVPAGSNYGLYQSATGPTPAKPLSAEAGLAAWKELNASAANTHWDPVTETSWVYDGTNFWTGDTPQAIQARGAYAKSKGLAGMFAFSLENDDASGTLLNAIDSSLR from the coding sequence ATGCACGACCGAGTCACGCCCGCGCGCCCCGCCGAGCGCCGGGCCGCCGCACCACGCCGGCGAGCCACCGCGCTGGCCCTGGCGGCCACGCTCACCACCGGCACCGCCGCCCTCGCGCTCTCCCTGAACACGGCCTCCGCGGCGCCCGTCAACCTGCTCGCCAACGCCGGTCTGGAGACCGGCTCGCTGGCCGGCTGGACCTGCGTCAACGGATCCGTCGTCACCACGCCGGTGCACGGCGGGAGCTACGCGCTCAGCGGGGCCGCATCGGCCTCCGACACCGCGCAGTGCCAGCAGACCGTGACCGTGCTGCCCAACACCCAGTACACCCTGTCGGGCTGGGTCCAGGGCAGCTACGTCTACCTGGGCGCGACCGGCACCGGGGTCAACTCCTCCTCCTGGACGCCCAACGCGACCGGCTGGACGCAGCTGAGCAGCACCTTCACCACCGGCGCCGCCACCACCTCGGTGACGGTGTTCACGCACGGCTGGTACGGCACCGGCACCTACCGGGCAGACGACCTCAGCCTGACCGGCCCGGCCGGGCCGACCAGCAGCAGCAGCCCGACCGCGACCAGCAGCCCCACGGCGACCAGCAGCCCGACCGCGACCAGCAGCCCGACGGCGAGCACCAGCCCCACCGCCTCGAACAGCCCCACCGCGAGCACCAGCCCGACGGCCTCGAACAGCCCGACGGCGACCACCAGCCCCACCGCGACGGCCACCGCCACGGCGACGGGCACCGGCCCGGCCGGGGACGGCAAGGTCACCGTGCCCGGCGGGCTCACCGTCGGCAAGGTCACCGGCAACGCCGTGGTGCTCAGCTGGCAGCCGTCCACGCTGACCGGCGGCGACGGCCCGGTGGCCTACAAGGTCTACTCCGGCAGCCAGCTGGTCGCGACCTCGATGGGCACCTCGGTGGCCGTCAGCTCGCTGCTGCCGAGCACCAACTACCGGTTCACCGTCCAGGGCTACTCGGGCAGCCACGCCTCCGCGCAGTCCGCGCCGGTGGGCACCACCACCGCGCCCGCCCCGGCCGCGAGCCCGTTCCGCTCGGCCTACTTCGACCAGTGGGGCGTCTACGAGAACGCGTACCACGCGAAGAACGTGGACACCAGCGGCGCGGCGGGCAAGCTGGACGTGATCACCTACGCCTTCGCCAACATCCACCCGACCACGCACACCTGCTTCCAGGCCGTGAAGGCCTCCGACTCGGCCAACGAGTCCAACCCCAACGCCGGGGACGGCGCCGGGGACGCCTACGCCGACTACCAGGCCGACTACAACGGCGCGGCTAGCGTGGACGGCAGCAGCGACACCTGGGAGCAGCCGCTCAAGGGCAACTTCAACCAGCTGCGCCAGCTGAAGGCCAAGTACCCGAACCTGCGGTTCACCATCTCGATCGGCGGCTGGACGTACTCCAAGTACTTCTCGGACGCGGCCGCGACGGACGCCTCCCGCAAGGCCTTCGTCTCCTCCTGCGTGGACATGTTCCTCAAGGGCAACCTGCCGACCGGCGTGGCCGGTGACGCCTCGGGCGGCCAGGCCTCGGCGGCCGGACTCTTCGACGGCGTGGACCTCGACTGGGAGTACCCGGGCTCGGCCGGCGGCCACACCGGCAACCACTACTCCGCCGCCGACAAGCAGAACTTCACCCTGCTGCTGAAGGAGTTCCGCACCCAGCTGGACGCCCTCGGCAACGCCCAGGGCAAGCGGTTCCTGCTGACCGCCGCACTGCCCAGCGGCCAGGACAAGATCGCGCAGCTGGAGACCGACAAGATCGGCGCCTACCTGGACTACGCCGACGTCATGACCTACGACATGCACGGCGCCTGGGACGCCAAGGGCCCGACCAACCACCAGGACCCGCTGCACGACAGCCCGGCCGACCCGACCACGCCGATCACTCCCGGCACCCGCAAGTACAACGTGGACACCACCCTCGCCGCGTACACCACCGGCCTGCCGGAGTACGGCATCGCGGGCGGCTTCCCGACCAACAAGCTGGTGCTGGGCATCCCGTTCTACTGGCGCGGCTGGACGGGCGTGCCGGCCGGCTCGAACTACGGCCTGTACCAGAGCGCGACCGGTCCGACCCCAGCCAAGCCGCTGAGCGCCGAGGCCGGCCTGGCCGCCTGGAAGGAGCTCAACGCCAGCGCGGCGAACACCCACTGGGACCCGGTGACGGAGACCTCCTGGGTCTACGACGGGACCAACTTCTGGACGGGTGACACCCCGCAGGCCATCCAGGCCCGCGGGGCGTACGCCAAGAGCAAGGGCCTGGCCGGGATGTTCGCCTTCTCCCTGGAGAACGACGACGCCTCCGGCACCCTGCTGAACGCGATCGACAGCAGCCTGCGCTGA
- a CDS encoding class I SAM-dependent methyltransferase, with the protein MDSQDWNDRYAASELVWGAEPNRWVVGELTGRTPGRALDVAAGEGRNSIWLARQGWRVTGLDFSAVALERAERLTADLPDEVADRLTWRHDDARGFPLPAEGYDLVLVAYLQLPAADRRTALRRAAAALAPGATLLVVGHDSSNLTEGVGGPQDPRVLFTPDDVLADLSDAGLRTVRAERVLRPVAAEAGHRDGATGGRAAAVDALVRLERPLERP; encoded by the coding sequence ATGGACAGCCAGGACTGGAACGACCGCTACGCCGCGAGCGAGCTGGTCTGGGGCGCCGAGCCCAACCGCTGGGTGGTCGGCGAGCTGACGGGCCGCACTCCCGGCCGCGCCCTGGACGTCGCGGCCGGCGAGGGGCGCAACAGCATCTGGCTCGCCCGGCAGGGCTGGCGGGTGACCGGCCTCGACTTCTCCGCCGTCGCCCTGGAGCGCGCCGAGCGGCTCACCGCGGACCTGCCCGACGAGGTCGCCGACCGGCTCACCTGGCGCCACGACGACGCCCGCGGCTTCCCGCTCCCGGCCGAGGGCTACGACCTGGTGCTGGTCGCCTACCTCCAGCTCCCCGCCGCCGACCGCCGCACCGCGCTGCGCCGGGCCGCCGCCGCGCTCGCCCCCGGCGCCACCCTGCTGGTGGTCGGCCACGACAGCAGCAACCTCACCGAAGGGGTCGGCGGCCCGCAGGACCCGCGCGTCCTCTTCACTCCGGACGACGTGCTCGCCGACCTCTCCGACGCCGGGCTGCGGACCGTCCGCGCCGAGCGGGTGCTCCGCCCGGTGGCCGCGGAGGCCGGACACCGCGACGGGGCTACCGGCGGGCGCGCTGCCGCGGTCGACGCCCTGGTGCGGCTGGAGCGGCCGTTGGAGCGGCCGTAG
- a CDS encoding TerD family protein, whose translation MSVSLAKGQKLSLEKPGGGQLGVVRMGLGWRAAQRKGFFAKLLASQEIDLDASAVLFAAGKPVDVVFFQHLTSNDGSVRHSGDNLTGGAGDATDDESITVDLTRVPSEVDQILFTVNSFTGQTFQEVENAFCRLVDEQTGAELARYTLTGGGPYTAQIMAKVQRTAGGWQMAAIGQPASGRTFQDLMPELAKHL comes from the coding sequence ATGAGCGTTTCGCTGGCCAAGGGGCAGAAGCTGAGCCTGGAGAAGCCGGGCGGGGGGCAGCTGGGCGTGGTGCGGATGGGCCTCGGCTGGCGGGCCGCCCAGCGGAAGGGGTTCTTCGCCAAGCTGTTGGCCTCGCAGGAGATCGACCTGGACGCCTCGGCGGTGCTGTTCGCCGCCGGCAAGCCGGTGGACGTGGTCTTCTTCCAGCACCTCACCAGCAACGACGGTTCGGTGCGGCACAGCGGGGACAACCTGACCGGCGGCGCCGGCGACGCCACCGACGACGAGTCGATCACGGTGGACCTCACCAGGGTGCCGAGCGAGGTCGACCAGATCCTGTTCACCGTCAACTCCTTCACCGGGCAGACCTTCCAGGAGGTCGAGAACGCCTTCTGCCGGCTCGTCGACGAGCAGACCGGCGCCGAGCTGGCCCGGTACACGCTCACCGGCGGCGGCCCGTACACCGCCCAGATCATGGCCAAGGTGCAGCGCACGGCCGGTGGGTGGCAGATGGCCGCGATCGGCCAGCCGGCCAGCGGGCGGACCTTCCAGGACCTGATGCCGGAGCTGGCCAAGCACCTCTGA
- a CDS encoding DUF5954 family protein — MDDDAAQLPGHLTIRVAHTDDPVAAVAGLEAWASRERYPSLMMMAPAFGSLERTPEGTWRILGYRGTTPQMARDDLGHQFRCWARAERGARFAATWDITDEERAAYTAAYRRMEWEALDEITVAGREYRIFRAEQVLRSGPEGIEPPRPTDPDPAAVGQAYRLPSRVDGFVVDPGADVTLVDGILRLDMMTLVPAGRGIPENVRADARHASSRYPKVFVLPVHCAVAEYEDGHWGPMTGAYETPQAARDSLAAYLREFAPRLLPDLGEDERARYAAAADRLDAERGHELRAADRRFRLVRVEPVLRLGPDGPERPRPSDWDPDLPVKAQEEQDRAAGRYPDDEDDED; from the coding sequence ATGGACGATGACGCTGCGCAGCTGCCGGGGCACCTCACCATCCGGGTCGCGCACACCGACGACCCGGTCGCGGCCGTGGCCGGTCTGGAGGCGTGGGCCTCCCGGGAGCGGTATCCGAGCCTGATGATGATGGCGCCCGCCTTCGGCAGTCTGGAGCGCACCCCCGAGGGGACCTGGCGGATCCTCGGCTACCGCGGGACCACCCCGCAGATGGCCCGCGACGACCTCGGCCACCAGTTCCGCTGCTGGGCGCGGGCCGAGCGCGGCGCCCGGTTCGCCGCCACCTGGGACATCACCGACGAGGAGCGGGCCGCCTACACGGCGGCGTACCGGCGGATGGAGTGGGAGGCGCTCGACGAGATCACCGTCGCCGGGCGGGAGTACCGGATCTTCCGGGCCGAACAGGTGCTGCGCTCGGGCCCCGAGGGCATCGAACCGCCGCGCCCCACCGACCCGGACCCGGCCGCCGTCGGCCAGGCCTACCGGCTGCCGTCCCGGGTCGACGGCTTCGTCGTCGACCCCGGTGCCGACGTCACCCTGGTCGACGGGATCCTGCGGCTGGACATGATGACGCTGGTGCCGGCCGGCCGGGGCATCCCCGAGAACGTCCGCGCCGACGCCCGGCACGCCTCCAGCCGCTACCCCAAGGTGTTCGTGCTCCCGGTGCACTGCGCCGTCGCCGAGTACGAGGACGGCCACTGGGGCCCGATGACCGGGGCCTACGAGACCCCGCAGGCCGCCCGCGACAGCCTCGCCGCCTACCTGCGCGAGTTCGCCCCGCGGCTGCTGCCGGACCTCGGCGAGGACGAGCGCGCCCGGTACGCCGCCGCCGCCGACCGGCTGGACGCCGAGCGCGGACACGAACTCCGGGCGGCCGACCGGCGGTTCCGGCTGGTGCGGGTCGAGCCGGTGCTCCGTCTCGGCCCCGACGGGCCCGAACGGCCGCGGCCCTCCGACTGGGACCCGGACCTCCCGGTCAAGGCCCAGGAGGAGCAGGACCGGGCGGCCGGCCGCTACCCGGACGACGAGGACGACGAGGACTGA
- a CDS encoding lytic transglycosylase domain-containing protein — protein sequence MKARVDSGRQTGRRIRLGKRVTGTAAAFTALAALTGSQVTGLGLSGVAAAEPVPPVIDPTTSVVATAPGTTPPGSEPPSPAGGPTVPVDGGGAVPLPQPPTTLPGDPSAGPFRTGPALPATVFAAYRKAEAALAVRSPGCHLPWQLLAAIGEVESGQANRGGVDAAGTTYRPILGPALNGNGFAAISDTDGGRYDGDRLWDRAVGPMQFIPSTWAYWGVDANGDGRADPNNVFDAAESAGRYLCAGGRDLGNPAQLDRAILGYNNSGEYLRTVKNWMAHFGSGTATTTPDRPAPAGALTAPSPSPTVPVPATGPTTPSPSASPAPSTGTPTGGPSGTPTGAPTPTASASPSAGPSPSATPSATPSATPTGTPSTSPTATPSTTPTATPSTTPTATPTATPTTCATPTATATPTDGASPTATPSATATATPPAPGCPTPTGTPTGTPSATATPSGSSSAAASPSPSAH from the coding sequence ATGAAGGCACGGGTCGACAGCGGACGACAGACGGGGCGCCGGATACGGCTGGGCAAGCGGGTGACCGGGACGGCCGCCGCGTTCACCGCGCTCGCGGCCCTGACCGGCTCTCAGGTGACGGGACTCGGCCTCTCCGGTGTCGCGGCCGCCGAGCCGGTGCCGCCCGTGATCGACCCGACCACCTCCGTGGTCGCCACCGCTCCCGGCACCACGCCGCCCGGCTCCGAACCGCCGTCGCCCGCCGGCGGGCCGACCGTGCCGGTCGACGGCGGGGGCGCCGTCCCGCTGCCGCAGCCGCCCACGACCCTGCCGGGCGACCCGTCCGCCGGACCGTTCCGGACCGGGCCCGCCCTGCCGGCGACGGTCTTCGCCGCCTACCGCAAGGCCGAGGCCGCGCTGGCCGTCCGCTCGCCCGGCTGTCACCTGCCGTGGCAGTTGCTGGCCGCGATCGGCGAGGTCGAGTCCGGCCAGGCCAACCGGGGCGGGGTGGACGCCGCGGGGACGACGTACCGGCCGATCCTCGGCCCGGCGCTCAACGGCAACGGCTTCGCCGCGATCTCCGACACCGACGGTGGCCGCTACGACGGCGACCGGCTCTGGGACCGGGCCGTCGGACCGATGCAGTTCATCCCCTCCACCTGGGCCTACTGGGGGGTCGACGCCAACGGCGACGGCCGGGCGGACCCCAACAACGTCTTCGACGCCGCCGAGTCGGCCGGCCGCTACCTCTGCGCGGGCGGCCGCGACCTCGGCAATCCGGCCCAGCTGGACCGGGCGATCCTCGGCTACAACAACTCGGGCGAGTACCTGCGGACCGTCAAGAACTGGATGGCGCACTTCGGCAGCGGGACGGCGACCACGACACCGGACCGGCCCGCCCCGGCCGGCGCGCTGACCGCGCCGTCACCGTCGCCGACCGTGCCCGTACCGGCGACCGGCCCCACGACGCCCTCGCCCTCGGCATCCCCGGCGCCGTCGACCGGCACGCCGACCGGTGGCCCGAGCGGGACGCCGACGGGGGCGCCCACGCCCACCGCGTCGGCCTCGCCCTCGGCCGGCCCGAGCCCGAGTGCCACGCCGAGTGCCACGCCCAGTGCCACCCCGACCGGTACGCCGAGCACCTCGCCGACCGCCACGCCCAGCACCACCCCGACGGCCACCCCCAGCACCACCCCGACGGCCACCCCCACCGCCACGCCCACCACCTGTGCCACCCCCACGGCGACGGCGACGCCCACCGACGGCGCGAGCCCGACGGCCACCCCGTCGGCCACCGCCACCGCGACGCCCCCGGCGCCCGGCTGCCCGACGCCGACCGGCACCCCGACCGGCACCCCGTCGGCCACCGCCACCCCGAGTGGCTCCTCCTCGGCCGCCGCCTCCCCCTCGCCCTCGGCGCACTGA
- a CDS encoding MBL fold metallo-hydrolase, with protein sequence MHATEPVRAALHGAFPVGPLLAPYTKARWQSVAPGTAFDLAGGLRAEPLALGGKRPRYAADLPGKAWDGRADWVTGYRFTAAGSRSSAVYAPGLAAWTPELDRAVAGAAVVILDGTFATDDELAERTGGSRSSRGMGHLAVRDSLVHLGRHPGPRYLYTHLNNTNPLAHPGSPGAAALAPALAAAGAAVAEDGQLVEF encoded by the coding sequence GTGCACGCCACCGAACCGGTCCGTGCCGCGCTGCACGGCGCCTTCCCGGTCGGCCCGCTGCTCGCGCCCTACACCAAGGCCCGCTGGCAGTCCGTCGCGCCGGGCACCGCCTTCGACCTGGCCGGCGGGCTGCGCGCCGAGCCGCTGGCGCTGGGCGGAAAGCGGCCGCGGTACGCCGCCGACCTGCCCGGCAAGGCCTGGGACGGCCGGGCGGACTGGGTGACCGGCTACCGCTTCACCGCCGCCGGGAGCCGGTCGAGCGCGGTGTACGCGCCCGGACTGGCCGCCTGGACGCCGGAGCTCGACCGGGCGGTGGCCGGTGCGGCCGTGGTGATCCTCGACGGCACCTTCGCCACCGACGACGAACTCGCCGAGCGCACCGGCGGCTCGCGCTCCTCCCGCGGCATGGGCCACCTGGCGGTCCGGGACTCGCTGGTCCACCTGGGCCGCCACCCCGGCCCGCGCTACCTCTACACCCACCTCAACAACACCAACCCGCTGGCCCACCCGGGCTCCCCCGGCGCCGCCGCCCTCGCACCGGCCCTGGCGGCGGCGGGCGCGGCCGTCGCCGAGGACGGTCAGCTCGTCGAGTTCTGA
- a CDS encoding NADP-dependent oxidoreductase, which translates to MRAVVVRSHAGPEALELVEVPVPEAGPGQVRVRVSAAGVNPVDAVTRSGALVAAGLMAPREVTGLGWDVAGTVDRVGPGVSGFGPGDPVIGLRDRLDVPLGTYAEYVVLDASALAPAPAGVPAVEAATLPLNGLTAAQALDLLGLPAGASLLVTGAAGAVGGFAVELAALRGLRVVALAGAADEALVRGLGAEWFVPRGTADPAAAVRALVPGGVDGALDAALLGVVALGAVRNRGSFVTVSGSAPQGLRGIRVATVWIAADGPALAELSALAAAGRLTLRVAATHPLARAADAHRRLAGGGLRGRLVLVP; encoded by the coding sequence GTGCGCGCCGTCGTCGTCCGCAGCCATGCCGGTCCGGAAGCCCTGGAGCTGGTCGAGGTGCCCGTACCCGAGGCCGGCCCTGGCCAGGTACGGGTCCGGGTGTCCGCCGCCGGGGTCAATCCGGTGGACGCCGTGACCCGCTCCGGGGCCCTGGTGGCGGCGGGGCTGATGGCACCGCGCGAGGTGACCGGGCTGGGCTGGGACGTGGCGGGCACGGTCGACCGGGTCGGCCCTGGAGTGTCCGGCTTCGGCCCGGGCGACCCGGTGATCGGTCTGCGCGACCGTCTGGACGTCCCGCTCGGCACCTACGCCGAGTACGTGGTGCTGGACGCCTCGGCGCTCGCCCCGGCCCCGGCGGGGGTGCCGGCGGTCGAGGCGGCGACGCTGCCGTTGAACGGACTGACCGCCGCCCAGGCACTGGACCTGCTCGGCCTCCCGGCCGGCGCCTCGCTGCTGGTGACCGGCGCGGCCGGCGCGGTGGGCGGCTTCGCCGTCGAACTCGCCGCCCTGCGCGGCCTGCGGGTCGTGGCCCTGGCCGGTGCGGCGGACGAGGCGCTGGTCCGGGGTCTGGGGGCCGAGTGGTTCGTGCCGCGCGGTACCGCCGATCCGGCCGCCGCCGTCCGGGCGCTCGTCCCGGGCGGGGTGGACGGCGCCCTGGACGCCGCCCTGCTCGGGGTGGTCGCACTCGGCGCCGTCCGCAACCGGGGCAGCTTCGTCACCGTGTCCGGAAGCGCGCCCCAGGGCCTGCGCGGCATCCGGGTCGCCACCGTCTGGATCGCCGCCGACGGCCCGGCGCTCGCCGAGCTGTCCGCCCTCGCCGCCGCGGGCCGGCTCACCCTCCGGGTCGCCGCCACCCACCCGCTGGCCCGGGCCGCCGACGCCCACCGCCGACTGGCCGGCGGCGGCCTGCGCGGCCGGCTCGTCCTGGTCCCCTGA